ATCATATTTATTTTGATTGAATTAACTGCTTTGATTCTTATTTTTTCATAATCTATATTATTTATAAAATATAAAGCTCCACTAATCTTTGCCAAAAATACAAGTGCAAAGCCCAATAAATAGTTATATGGATTAAGAAGTGCTTCAAGGCCTCTTAAAGAGTTTTGCCAATCTACAAAGTTGTTTGAATCAACTATGAATTCGCTTCCACTAAAAAAAGTACTAATTGCTACTCCTAATAAAAATGTCCCAATATTTCCATTTATTTTTAAAAACATTTCATATGTTTTTTGTCCTAAAAAATTGTTTGGTTTAGTTCTGTATTCATAAGAAACAGCTTGAATAATAAAACAAAATAGAATGCTTAACCAAACCCAATAAGCTCCACCAAAACTTGTAGCATAAAATAGTGGAAAGGCTGCAAATAAAGCACCACCAAATAAAACTAAAGTTGTAAAACCTAATTCCCATTTTCTTCCTATACTATTTATTAGCATAGTTTTTTCAGTCTCATTTTCACTTAATTTATCTATTAAAGTTTGCCCACCTTGAACAAACATAATAAATACAAAAAATCCACCTAATAAAGATATTATTATCCACCAATATTGTTGAAGTGTTATAAGTTCTAAGTTTTCAAATCCCATATTAGTGACCTCCATTTGGACCAATTTTTATCTGTTTTGTCATAATTTTTATTTCTGCTATTAATAAAACAGTAAAAAGTATGGCAAAGATAAAAAAGCTAATCATTACATTTGTTGTTGCTATTTTTGTAGCTGCAATTCCAACAGGCATTAAGTCTTGAATAGCCCAAGGTTGTCTTCCTACTTCAGCAACTATCCATCCAGCTTCACTTGCAATATATCCTAAAGGAATACTAAAAAGTGCTGATTTTAAAACAATTGGATAGTTTAGAATCTCTTTTTTTGTTAATAAAAATAAAACTAAAGCAAACAGTATTGTAAACCAAGTTCCAAGTCCAACCATAATATGGAATGAATAAAATGTAATAGAAACAGGAGGAATAACATCTTCTTTATTTTTAATATGTCCATAACCAAAATATTTCATATTTTCATCAAGTAAAATTTTTGAATTATTTAATAATGATTCATTTGAAGTTTTTTTAGCCTCTTTATAAGATTCCAAAGCTTCAATGGCAATTTTACCTTTTTGCATTTTTTCTTCTACACTTAAAATTCCTCTTTCTTCATTTCCATAAACTAAATCTTTTATTCCAGGAACATAAGCATTTATATCATGGAAACTTAAAAATGATAAAGCATAAGGAATTGTAAAATCAAATAAAAAAGTATTTTCATCATTTGTTATTGTTTTTTCTGGATTTAATAAACCAAAAGCTACAATTCCAACTTTCTCTTCTCCTTCGTATAAACCTTCCATGGCTGCAAGTTTCATAGGTTGTTTAAGAGCAACTTGATGAGCTGATTCATCTCCACTTAAAATCAAAAATATTGAAGTTATAAGTCCAAATGTAGCCCCAATAATCATAGATTTTTTAGCAAATAAAATATCTCTTTTTTTCAATAAATACCAAGCACTAACTCCTATAACAAAAAGCGAAGCTAAAACATAACCACTTCCAATAGTGTGTAAAAATTTACTAATAGCAACAGGAGAGAGTAATACATCCCAAAAATTATTCATCTCATTTCTTACCATATCTGGATTAAATGTCATTCCAACTGGATATTGCATCCAACCATTTGCAACAAGTATCCATAAAGCAGATAGATTTGAACCAATGGCAACTAACCAAGTTGATAATAAGTGAAATCCTTTACTAACTTTTTCCCAACCAAAAAACATTACAGCAAAAAAAGTACTCTCCATAAAAAAGGCTAAAATTCCCTCAACTGCAAGTGGAGCTCCAAAAATATCTCCAACAAACCAAGAGTAATTTGCCCAGTTTGTACCAAATTCAAACTCCATTATTATTCCAGTTGCAACTCCTATTGCAAAGTTTATTGCAAATAAACCCATCCAAAATTTTGTAGTTTTTTTCCAAAATTCATTATTTGTTTTTACATAAATAGTTTCCATAATAGCAACAATGAATCCAAGTCCCAAAGTTAATGGAACAAAAATCCAATGATACATTGCTGTTAGTGCAAACTGAGCTCTGGACCAATCAACTAAATGCTCTTCCATTTCTCTTCCTTTTAATTTTCTTTTGTTAGATTTTTATATACAAAATCAACTTTCTCTTCATATGTCTTATA
The genomic region above belongs to Arcobacter ellisii and contains:
- a CDS encoding cytochrome ubiquinol oxidase subunit I, whose product is MEEHLVDWSRAQFALTAMYHWIFVPLTLGLGFIVAIMETIYVKTNNEFWKKTTKFWMGLFAINFAIGVATGIIMEFEFGTNWANYSWFVGDIFGAPLAVEGILAFFMESTFFAVMFFGWEKVSKGFHLLSTWLVAIGSNLSALWILVANGWMQYPVGMTFNPDMVRNEMNNFWDVLLSPVAISKFLHTIGSGYVLASLFVIGVSAWYLLKKRDILFAKKSMIIGATFGLITSIFLILSGDESAHQVALKQPMKLAAMEGLYEGEEKVGIVAFGLLNPEKTITNDENTFLFDFTIPYALSFLSFHDINAYVPGIKDLVYGNEERGILSVEEKMQKGKIAIEALESYKEAKKTSNESLLNNSKILLDENMKYFGYGHIKNKEDVIPPVSITFYSFHIMVGLGTWFTILFALVLFLLTKKEILNYPIVLKSALFSIPLGYIASEAGWIVAEVGRQPWAIQDLMPVGIAATKIATTNVMISFFIFAILFTVLLIAEIKIMTKQIKIGPNGGH
- the cydB gene encoding cytochrome d ubiquinol oxidase subunit II, with the translated sequence MGFENLELITLQQYWWIIISLLGGFFVFIMFVQGGQTLIDKLSENETEKTMLINSIGRKWELGFTTLVLFGGALFAAFPLFYATSFGGAYWVWLSILFCFIIQAVSYEYRTKPNNFLGQKTYEMFLKINGNIGTFLLGVAISTFFSGSEFIVDSNNFVDWQNSLRGLEALLNPYNYLLGFALVFLAKISGALYFINNIDYEKIRIKAVNSIKINMIFFLFFFLGFMLWILTKDGYTINENSFIEIERLKYFQNFMDMPIVLVMFLIGVLMVIIAVFVTITFKKTCCIKTGGVGIVLTVMAILLNVGLNNTAYYPSTTDLQSSLTIMNSSGSHYTLMVMSYVSLMVPFVLAYITYAWYSMDKVKITKEEIESKDSHNY